The DNA sequence TaactaaaaaaatctttcagggGAACAGAGATTCTGGTTCATATTCTAAACTTCCTTTCACGTATTTTCATTCAattgttaaaaataatacaaaattcctgtattttaaCATCTGGACTTCTTAAAGCATTCTCTGGGTAATTTTCTCATCCAGGGTATTATCACTGGCATTCCTAAACTGTTCCACCCTGTACTGTGGGACAGGTTGGTGCACAATAATTCAAGTAAGGTTGGgcagttctttttttcccaaagtgtAGGAACATTCCCATAAACTTCAGCACTCCTGCACTGAAAAATTAGTCCAAACCtgataacaaaacaaatgttCTGCAAGCACAAGAGAGGCAGTTGCTGGGATTTCTCCTTGCTAAGTGTCTGTCATGCGTGTCCTTTGCAGGTACCTCTCTGGGGACTCCATTACTGTCTTTCCCAGCAGCCCGGGCACAGCCTTCCCTTCACCTGCCACGTCTCTGTTTGTCCCAACTCCACCCAGCATCCTGCACCTGACAAACCAGCAGCTCTTCAGGTCCCCGCGCAGAACGGGCTCGTCCTCCCTGCCCGGCCGCCTCAACAGGGCGCTCTCGCTGGGCACCATCCCCTCGCTGGCACGGGCAGGtgagggcactggggctgcaaATCCTGGGGGAattgggctgggagggatccaggtgagggcaggggctgtgcagcggggagtggggcaggaggaatTGGGCTGGGAGGAATCCgggtgagggcagggctggcccagggcactggggctgcaaATCCTGGGGGAattgggctgggagggatccAGGGAgtgtgcaggggctgtgcaaCGGGGAGTGGGGCTGCAATTCCAGGAGGAattgggctgggagggagccagGGAGTGTGCGGGCGCTGTCCCAGAGGGAATGGCACTGGATCCACGCGTTATAGTCCTGTTCAGGGATGGctcctgtggcacagagcactgTGCAGCATTAGttagggtttggggtttggcagtagctgaggcagctgggttcaaattgttttggttttgcttttagaTTCTGGCTACTTGTTCAGTGGAAGCCGGCCGGCCTCGCAGTCATCCTACTCCAAGGAGTCCCCTACATCAGGTACTGCTCCAGGCCTTCCACAGCAACAGTCTGTGCAGGATTTGCACTGAGTGGGTTGAAACACGTGGTCTGGTTGAATTCTTTCCTCCCTGCTCGCATTCCAGTGAAAACGTCCATTTTGCTGCTAGAAATGCTGCCCGGAGAGCCCCAGCTAGAACTGGGATGGCGTTAAAGCCAGGTGTTGTGTGTGTTGGATGTTCTCCCTGGGTGGCATCAGTGAGACAAAACAAGGAGCCCTTTGCTCATTAGAGCAGAGTTGAGCCTGCTTGGACAGGAGAATTCGGCTGCTTCCAGGGCAGCTGTTTTGTAGCTTTCCCAGCAGAGTGCAGCAGTTGCTGGTTTGGCTGCTCCATGACCTGTCTGCTGCCCTTCTGGCCCAGACGGATCCTGTCGCACCCCGGGCCGTGCAAacctcctgctcccagtgcacctcctcagcagctctgagggatGTGCCAGTACAGTTCATTCACCTGCAAAACGGATTGTGCAGGCTCTCCTGGATGGACTCAGCTGAGCTAAGACAAAGCTCACCAGGCTCCTGATAACCTGATTCTTGAGTCACTCCTGAGTGTACTGAAGTACTTGTGggatttctctgtgttttgcagTGTGGGGACTCAAATAAATAACGAATTTTAGTACAAGACACGTTGGTGAACATTTGCAACTCCAGTTCCTTTTCCTTGTAGTACTGTTAAAGAGAACTGTGCCTGTCGCAGTGGGATGGTAACCTGGTGGTTTTGTCCATGGGGTGTTATTACCAAAGGGGTATTGGGGACAGCTAAAGGTGATACAGAGACTCTGTCATTAGAAGgtatgaaaaatacattttattattaaaatctACAGCTTTTATGGAAACAATGGCGGACTTAAGACTTGATTGGCTTTTAGGAATGTTTTCTCACGCTGTTGGTGAACTATGAATAGCACACTCTGGAGAACTGTATCTCTAAACAatggttacagaaagagagataataattttgaattctCTGAAGTTTCTCGCAGCTTTTAACATTCTGTGCgagctctgtctgtgtctgtTCAGAGGCTCTGTAACTCCCGCGGGTGTTTGCGTTGCAGACCCGCTGTCGCTGCTGGCGGGCAGCCGAGCCCCGTCCCGCCTGCCGTCCCCGGCGCCCTCGGTCGCTGGCTCGGTCACCTCCAGCTCGGGCTCGCTGCGCCTCCGCCGCCCGCTCATCAGCCCCGCCCGCCTCAACCTGCAggggcagaagctgctgctgttccccagcGGCTCCGAGGAGCACACCCTGCCCGACAGCAACGCCTTCGGCCCCGAGCTGCCCGGCTGCCCCCGCGGGAGCCTCGCCGAGCGCGGCGTGCCCGGTACGGCAGCGCTGCCCTCCCTCCGGCAGGGTGTctgtgggatggagctgctcccaggcacagcccctgcagcatcCAGGCCACAGCCTGCGGAACCTGCAGGAGAAGCCCACGTGGTgaattttcttgtctttttctccTCGCAGATATGAGATCTGCTGTGGAAGGGGGGAGTATTTGCAGTGATAATTCCATCAAAAAGGAGGATCACTCGTCACACTCATCTACCTGTGTGGTGGACACAACTACCAAAGGGGAAGATTTGGCAGGCTGGAGAGGTGAGTGCAAGTCTGGTGACTGCTTCGTGCACATGTGAGCATTTCTGTGAGGGTAGCTGAGATCTTTCCTGGAAACCAAATTAATTAGTAGTTGCAAAATGGACCCCCTGCCTTCTAAGATCTTAACAAAGCTATTCCTGTTCTTTGGACTGTCTGAAGAACACTGACAAAGTGCTAAACCAAGACAGAAGAACAGGGACGGGGATGCAGGTGTCAGGAGCATGAGGTGAGATGAAAATAGAGCCAAAAGAGAGCAGTGGAGTCTTTCCTGACAGGAAAAGTGCTTCAGCAACTTCTGCTTGTGCTGAAACACTGGCGAGAGAGAAGCAGTACAACACATGTTCACTTCACTTACCAGTTGTTTAACATCTCTTTCTAcaattcccttttttctctgtgttctccCCTCTGCCAAGGCCGCTTTGGGACCTCAGCCCTCCGGGGCCTGCTGGCCGTGAGCCTGACCCTCAATGCTGTCTTCACATCAGCCTATGTCTACAGGAGCCTGCGCTGACTGCTGCCCgccctccctgtctctctggTTCCACCTGGTCCTGAGGAGATGAGAGCAACCCAACCACGGCTTCATGGCCAAGGCCATGCCACCGGTGCAtgctgttctttaaaaaactGCTGTACACTCAACTGGCATGAAAAGgagcctgggcagctgctgccatcccttCCAGGTAGAACACATCCCAGGAGTGTCCCTGGAGATGGcaggcagcattcccagctccagctcaaaGCAGGAGGCCAGTCCAATGGCCCACACACTTCTTTCAGAAGAACTGACCTGAGACACAAGCCTGACAATGTGTGAGCTGCGTTTTTAGGAACCTACCCCAGCTCTTCTTCCTGACATATTGACCTCATGCTGATGGTGCTGGTAAAACAGGGAGAATTAGAGCAAATGAGCTGAAGAAGAGGGATGGCTTAGTAGCTGGTGCTGGGCTTTGGCTACTCTTGCAGcatccccaggctctgctcagtggttcctcttctcccttctctctggCATTCTCCTCTAAATTGTCAGTGAACTTTCTTTAGTTGCCTTAAGCTTGCCTAAGCACATGGGTGACCTTGGCTGCTCTGTCACGTTCTTGCATCTTAGATGTTCTTGTGCTTCCAGCTGGACCTGGCCCTGGGGCCACTTTCACCAGCTCCTTGTGGCCATGCTGGTTCTCAGAcaccctgtgctggctgcatcAGAGCCTGGGATCCCAGCAGGCATTAACTGTGATACTCTGAAGTGGCAAAAAGAAAGGATCCGGGTGTGATTTGCACCACAAAGGGCTtcagctctcagctctgctggagttTTCACTGAAGCAGTGAGTGGCAGAGCCTGTTCTTGCTGTAAATCGCACAAATCTGTCCTGTTAGGGGTAGGTGAGGAGCTGTCTGATTGTATACATCTATCCAGAAACCTGACACCTCAGTCTGATATTGGGGTTTGCTAAGTAACTGTTTAAGATATTTCTTAGTAAAATGCCCAGGTGCTCTCAGTGAGAAATGCCAAACCTGCTTCTGGACAATTCAGCCTTCTGGATGGATTCTTCTTTTCTAGCCCAAGGAAAGTAatagattttcaaaagcagtttgTAATTTGGGTATTTCTCCTTTCGGGTAAGTCTTCAGCATTGCTTAGAATTCAGGGGCCATTTAGAATATTGTGCTGAACACTCAGAATCATTTAGTGcatcttagggaaaaaaaaagaaatcctgatCTTGATGTTTTGGTTCCCAAAAACCAAGTGCAGAGAGATTTACCAGTGTATGAAAAACGCCGGGTGAGAAGAGAGTTGACTGGCATTAGCTCTGTATTTCCTGAAGCAGGACTCGGATCTATTAAGAGTTTTTCTGTTGTCTCTTCCTTTGGACTCCTTTACCTCAAAtttccctgtcccaccccactGCCCTGTGTTTGCATCCTGAATTGGTGAATTCTGTgtctttccctcccttccagTTCGCTGTTGTTCCTCTCTTGTGTTCCTGCATGTGCACAGAGCAAGGTGTATCTGCTGCTGACCATTCTCTGCTCTGAACCTGAGCCCCACCTGGCAGTGATGATCACCCTCCTTTCactctgttttttattttgttgcatGTTTTAGTTGAGTTCCTCCCCAGCCTCACTTGGTAGCCCATGGGAGCCCCAGCCAGACTGATCAGCGTGCATGTGACAGCATAAAtggggctttgctgctgctgattcaAGCACTGAAAAACTGAGTGTCTCTGTGTTTTCCAAGTCTCCCTGCATGGTTTGAGCTGCccacttccagctgctgctgctgccctccccgTGGGTGAGActggtccctgctgtgcctgcaggggaGGCCGGGCCTGCACACACACGTGCTGATCCAAGGGGCTGAGGAAGGATCACTCCTGACCCTGCAtctcccccagcctcctcagagagctgtgcagccctgcacagccagcacctCCTGGACACAggcccagagccaggagagccctgcagcacaaagctgtgctgcagatggATGATGAGTTCTGTTGTAACTTGCATGAATTGTTCCGCGTAGCCAAACCGGACCCATAACCTTGTTGTAAAGAGATTTTTGTCCCTTTTATAGACTTTGCATGCTCACCCGAGCATGTGTACAGGCAGGATGAcggcagagcagctgccaagcTCCTCTTTcagcctctgctctctgggTTTCCTGATGTTCTGGTGCGGTGTGTGTCGTGCCATTCGCGGGTCCTTGTCCTGCACAGACAAGCTGCCAGAagatgctgtggctgtgcttgtCCTTATCACCCAGCAGAAGTGCACTGTGACTTTGTGTATGCAAACCTCTGCTTCCACCTCCCAGCCTGCGCTGAGTTTCACCACCACACTGGACCAGACTGCAATGCCAACCTtgtcctcctctccccagcccaggagctgcagcatctccacagCCGCACTCGGAGCAGGAACACCGTAGCTGTCACTGCACCTCTGAGCTGCTCACGCAAACGGCTCTTGGGAGGGGGCTTGGTGACCTTGTCCAAAGCAATAGAGAGACTTTGGGGTTTATTACTGCAGAGGGAAGTTTTTCATTCTGGTGCTAGAACTCTCTCCCGTGGTGCTCTCACGGTTGTGAAGCCTTTGCCTGAGGAACACACGAGcgtgtgagtgtgagtgtgtgtgtgagtgtgtgcaTGCAGATGTACAAAAACATTTGCAAGGTTTCTTCATTTCAAAAGATCTGAGCCCATGTTTGTCTTTATATTGTTGGCCTTAATCTAGCTCGTAGATACTGTGTCTATCTTGCTGCTCTTTTCTGTACAAAGCTGGTTTGGAGGAAGCAGAAGTTTATCTGGTCCCCTGTAAAAATATCTGTGACTGATGATGTTGATCTTCATACAGTGTTGTTCAGGggggagattttatttttctaatactTTTCCTACTGCAAAAACTGTTGGAGTGTATGGAGTGGGAAAGATCTTTACAAAATGGCCTGATAAAGATCTGAACATGACTTAATAATACCAACAATTAATGATGAAGTCGAGTATAAATGAGATTTATTTACAGACCTTTTCCATTTCCTACTTTCCATTGAAAATGTCCAGGTACTTCTTCTTTGGCTATGGGCTTGTTAGGCATGTTCTGAGACCTTGCAGATACTTTAGATGATTTTGCTGTTCTGAATTAGAAAGAATTTGTATTTTGGAGTCTGGTTCCAGTTCCGCAGTCTGGGGAGTTTGGCAGATGTGGAATTTTATGCACATATCTATTTGATGGGATAGAGGGAGTGGGTAGAACAAGTTGCTGGTTTCTGAAATTTATCATACCTTTTAACATAAAATCTTAGACATTAAATTGGTCactggggggggaaaaaactcaTTGACTCATTGCTGGCATATGTAGGCCAGATTCACTGAATTTTAGGCTATTTGTTCAAGCAACAGATGAGGCCTGTGAATGTTTGATTCCCACTCCCTCTTCCTGGGTGCTGGGAACATCTGCAAATCCCTGCTGGACTGGCTGGGGTCCTTGTAACAGGGCAGCTGGACTGAAGGGCTTCTGTTGCCTGTGGATGCTgctatatttttcttccaagcaCCATTCCTGGAAATAACAATGGTCTTAACCTCTCTCACAGACATTTGTTAAAAGGCTAGAATGGGCCAATTCGgcccaaactttttttttttttttttttttttttagatatatGTTGCATCCAGAAATTATCATCACTGTGTTCTGGGGCAGGAGTAAGGTACTGAGTATTTTTGGATTGAATGGGTATCTAAAGAGGGTGAGGAGAACAATTTCAAGTCCTAAACCTTATTTCCTGTGAAAGAAAGACTGTATGTTATATGTGTGTGTTCTTTGGGGAGCTCTGTCACTGTACAGTTTAGTTAAACATGCTCCAAGGAAGGAGAAGCTGTTCCTCGGAGGTTTTTAGTTCATGCTTTGTGTTtaaagaggaatatttttctttaaaaaataaaaccgGATAAGTTTTCACCTTAGTGTGAGTGGTCCAGTTCTATGCACACCATACTTCTGTGTTCATTAGGCATTTaagtggtttcttttttcattaaatcatGACTGAGGGTGTTTATGTATTACTGTATGGTCTTTaaattatggttttattttgtaatgTAAATTAGGGGGCAGGTGGCATGAGCTGatcaacattttttaaaagaggatgtattttaattaaatggCTGGCAACAGCTCGCTACTAATTCTGCAGACAGGTGTGTTTTGAAGGATGTAACGACTCGCAGTGCTTGCACAGGTGTGACCCCGGTAGAATCCACGTTGCTGCAGTGGAGCATCTTCTCCACCACCCTCCGGTACCGGCAGGaccggggcggccccggggccaGCTCCCGgcggggctcagggctgtgtttgccCCTGGACATGGCGGGTGTGCGGCTGATGCCGCCGGGGGTAGGGAACGATGGCGATTCCGCCGGCTTTGCTGGCAGGGACCGGCTCCCAGCGCTGAGCTTTGCCCCGAGCCGTGCCCCGTCCTGACCCGGCGGCGACCGCGAACTGACCAGactgggctgggccgggggtggaagggtggcGGAGCGAGGCTTTAGAAGGGGCTGCGAGGCTGGGGGAGCGGAGCGCGGGGCCATGGCCGAGACCGACCCCGGCgagcggcgggcggcgggcaCCGGGCCGGGCACCGAGCGGGGCACCGAGCTGGGCACCGGGCCGGGCACCGAGCGCATCACCGAGCCAGGCACCGAGCGGGGCAGCGAGCGCATCACCGAGCCGGGCACCGAGTGCATCACCGAGCGGGGCACGGAGCTCAGCACCGAGCCGGGCACCGAGTGCATCACCGAGCCggacacagagccaggcaccGCACGGGGCACCGAGTGCATCACCGAGCCggacacagagccaggcaccGAGCCGGGGACCGAGTGCATCACCGAGCCGGGCACGGAGCCGGGCACCGAGGCAGGCACGGCGGGGTGGCCGCGGCGCCCTCCCTACTCGTTCGTGGCGCTGATCACCATGGCCATCCGGGccagccccgggcagcggcTGCCCCTGAGCGGCATCTACGCCTACATCGCGGAGCGCTTCCCCTTCTACCGCGGCCCCGGCCGCCAGTGGCAGAACAGCGTCCGCCACAACCTCAGCCTCAACCCCTGCTTCCGACGGCTGCCCTGCCGCCACGGCCGCGCCGGCGAGTGGGTGCTGGACCCCGCTTTCCAGGACATGTACCCGGGGGGGAATTaccaccgccgccgccgccgccgccgccgcccgcccgcatcgcccccgccgcccccggggaccgccccgggccccgccgctctccgggccccgccgccctccgGGAtcgccccgggccccgccgctctccggcccccgccgccctccGGGAtccccccgggccccgccgctctccggcccccgccgccctcGGGGAtcgccccgggccccgccgctctccggcccccgccgccctcGGGGAtcgccccgggccccgccgctctccggcccccgccgccctcGGGGAtcgccccgggccccgccgctctccggcccccgccgccctcGGGGAtcgccccgggccccgccgctctccggcccccgccgccctcGGGGAtcgccccgggccccgccgctctccgggccccgccgccctcGGGGAtccccccgggccccgccgctctccgggccccgccgccctcGGGGAtccccccgggccccgccgctcTCCGGCCCCCGCTGCCCTCGGGGAtcgccccgggccccgccgagcccccgCAGCTCCCCGAGCTccgcccgggccccgccgctcTCTGGCTCCCGCCGCCGTCTGGGAtcgccccgggccccgccgctcTCTGGCTCCCGCCGCCCTGCCCGGTGCCCCCGGGCTGGCCGCAGGGGCCCTGGGCAGCGCTGGTGCTGCCCCGCCGGTACCCGGAGCTGCCGGCCCGGAGCCCGGCCGTGCCCCCGGGGCTGCCGCTGCCCGCCTGGGCGCTTCGCCCCGCCCAGCGGGACACGGCGGGGACCTGCGAGCGGGGCACCCGGCTGTCCCCCGCCTTCAGATGAGAGCCCGGCTCCGGGCAGGGCGCGGGGCGCCGCCGCATCGCCGCCGGGTCCCTGAGAGCCACCAAACCCGCCCGGAGGGAAGCGCCGTGCGGTGCCCGAGATGCGCCCCTGGTTCCCGAGAAGACCGGACCGCGCTGCTCCGCTGACCCCGCGGGTTGGATCTGGGGAAAATTGTGATTTTGATGTTCGAGCCTCCAGGCAGCCcgagagggagctgcagcaccgGGCAAGCGAATGGTGCCGCGCGTCCTCTGGGTCTGAAGGAGTCCTGCACAGGCCAGTCCTTGCCTCATGCAGGGCGCTTATTCTTTCAAGTGTCCTTAATTTATTTTGGAGCTTTTCTTTCAAGGTCTGTGGAAAAGCAATATAGGTCTGTTTTTGGTGGAAAATATCTTAAACCAACAAACACCAAGGATACTTGGATTAATACTGGAAATCTTGTGGGGTTGTACTTAAAGTGAATTTATATGGGATTTTTCATACAGGTTATTTTATATTGATGCTGGTTATGTATGTTTGCATACGTTCATTGTTAATGTGTTTCTTATAAACGATGTTGTAATTACTGTGTAAGGATCTCTTCCCTTTTGATTTCAGGGAGAGTAGTTTTTATGCTTTTCTCTCCAAATAAGGGTTCAGAGACAAGATATTCTTCTAATAAGAACCATGTTTTAAGTTTATGAGAGAGGAGTTCAAATATTGTTATGTGAGGAGCAGCACTTGTTGTATGTTATATTAATAAAGATTTCCTAAGAGTTGTGCCTTTATAATTTATGTTGATGCTTTTCTTGAAAGAATATGCaactgaaattcagttttataGTTGTTATTTTGTAACTTTTATACTTAAAAAGTGATTCTAAGCGTCATATTTAAATTCCACCAACACGATGAaaacagtgctggaaatgcagttATATTCTCCATTGCCCAGGTCCAGTGCATGGGACCTCCTCAGGAGCCCTGTGCAGGCTGGAACCGGCCCCAAGAGAGGCTTTTTGAGAGGGCTTTGCTGGAGTTTTTGgtggtggatttggggttttatatatatatatatacacatatatttttttttttctttttaagaataAACCCCTCTCCTGTGGATGAGtagcagctgtgcccagttctgaaGGGCCGGGTAGTGATTGCGCCCAGGTGAGCCGAGGGGCGGGGCCTGTGAGGGCGGTGCCCCTCACCTTCCTCACCCTCACACCTTCCTCACCCTCACACCTGCAGCTCGGTGCTGACGGGACCCGCACGGTCCCCACAGCCCGGGGGTCCCCGAAAACTCCTGTGCCTGACCAGGGGCTGTTtctggagcagcccagcacccacctgGCCGGGAAGGACGGAGCTGAGCGGTGACCATTTCTTCCACCAGGTCAGTTCCACGAGCCGAGTTTCTTTCCTGAGGGTTGGGACCCGCTGCCCTCAGCTGCGGGGCTGTCCTGTCTGGGGTGAGGTCCCAGCAAAGGCACgggcagagctgctgtaatGTGCCTTGAGTAAAGATTGCTCATGTTGGGATTGTTCCTCTTAAAAACGAGAGGCTATAAGAGCGTGTAAAGTGAATTTCGTAGCCCAGGGTGTTTTCTGAGGGGCTGCCAGGCGCTCGGGCGGTTTCGGCTGTTGCGGGTTCAGAGTGAGGAATTTTTCGCCCCACAGTGCTTTGTGTTGTGGTAGCggccatgggctgcagggcccGGCCCAGACTGGGGGAACACACAAATACAGCGCTTTTTTACAGATATTCGCGGCCATTTACAGCAACTGGCCGCTAGACGAGCGCCGTCTGGCGCCTGTCCGGAGCTCTCCCGGTGCGGCTGCCGCTAGATGGGGCAGCGGTGCCGCCTCCGCCGGGGATGCGCGTTCGGGGGCCCAAAGGGGCTCCCTGCGCGGTACCGGGGCTCCCTGCGCGGTACCGGGGCCCCTCCGGAAAACGGACCCATAAATGCGCGTCGGTGCTGTGCCAAAGAGCGGAAAGTCTGCCCGCGGAGATGGGAACGGTCAGCGCCGTCTGCACCTGCGGGCTCCTCCTGCCCGTCCCTCCAGCAGCGTCCCCaccgtgctgggctggggaatCCTCCCCGAGGTGAGGAGGACTTAATGGACTCCTGATCAGAACAGTAGGGATGGCCATGGCTGAGTTATCTGCGGGTTTGGATCGCAGACTGagtgctcttcctcctccaacTGCACCAGCCTTGGCTTtttgctggagcaggtttggaTAATGAGCTGAGCAAACAGCTCAGTCTCTCACATGGGTGTTCTGATGCCATTGCCACACAAGAGTTAATCACCACTGCTGTCTGCCCTCTCCAGAGGCTGCTTCAGCTGTCAGCAGGGATGGTCTCTTACAAAGAATGATTCAGAGCATTTAGATAAAGGCCCTGCTCAGAATCACCACTTGTAGGAGCATCTCTCTTCATCAGtgatttaaaaagacaaaaaaatcaaagagcCTGGGAAGGCTGGCTACCTCTGCCAGCAAGGAGAGGTGCTGGGAATCCCCCCCAGGCTCACTCGAGCTCCCTGCAGACCCTGCCTGGCTTCTGGGGCTggaacagggagctgcagcaggggctgcacttaAACCAGGGGATGGCTCATGGTTTGCAGTTTCCTTGGCAGATCACAAGTGCTGGGGCCTCTCCTGAGTTCTGCTTCCCTCTGAAAGCCGAGGGTCCTTGCTGGTAAGATTCTCCCTGGGGTTTGT is a window from the Molothrus ater isolate BHLD 08-10-18 breed brown headed cowbird chromosome 23, BPBGC_Mater_1.1, whole genome shotgun sequence genome containing:
- the LOC118695078 gene encoding forkhead box protein D4-like, yielding LDIKLVTGGGKNSLTRPPYSFVALITMAIRASPGQRLPLSGIYAYIAERFPFYRGPGRQWQNSVRHNLSLNPCFRRLPCRHGRAGEWVLDPAFQDMYPGGNYHRRRPLVLPRRYPELPARSPAVPPGLPLPAWALRPAQRDTAGTCERGTRLSPAFR